One part of the Nematostella vectensis chromosome 8, jaNemVect1.1, whole genome shotgun sequence genome encodes these proteins:
- the LOC5501182 gene encoding UDP-glucuronosyltransferase 2A1 isoform X2 translates to MGLAACTVLLFSVLACECSGIKIAMMPQFGRSHYLVMSKLAEELASRGHKASVYVGEEADYAIGKPNVKAFHVPQGLRESFLGNLRAIASSKGTTSANEEFEGLVSLQKIYCDSFLNSSSMMREVGTSDVLVGDSLYLCSTLVANKFNLTHIIINMGPLSTFTMLAFGIDTIPAYVPQLMSGLTRYMGLPERIKNLGFYFGSRFLMEWFIYPTYKLIKEKHGISPEKSVKESLSTVDLIIMPRDFILDHAQPIPPYGLPKDSVPPNVRAVKWLPQNDVLGHSKTKLFITHAGANGLAESAYHGVPMICVPIFGDQFDNSQLAKDIGIAEMIKVNDMTADQFVSTLQRVLTQGRFKESSARISKAMKRRLRAPVAEAADLVEYVQALGHVDHLKPRGFSMPIYQLYMLDVLAVLVVAFISIVAVVKITIGACKSISSNKNKTD, encoded by the exons ATGGGACTCGCAGCCTGTACGGTGCTGTTATTCTCCGTGCTAGCGTGTGAATGCTCAGGGATTAAGATAGCGATGATGCCGCAATTCGGAAGAAGTCATTACCTGGTCATGTCAAAGTTAGCAGAGGAACTGGCGTCAAGAGGGCACAAG GCGTCGGTCTATGTGGGCGAGGAAGCAGACTACGCTATCGGTAAACCGAACGTCAAGGCTTTCCATGTTCCACAAGGCCTTCGAGAATCTTTCCTGGGGAATCTCAGAGCCATAGCAAGCTCCAAAGGAACAACATCCGCCAATGAAGAATTCGAAGGACTCGTCAGCCTTCAGAAAATCTACTGCGACAGCTTTCTAAACAGCTCTTCCATGATGAGAGAAGTCGGGACGTCCGATGTGTTGGTTGGGGACTCGTTGTATCTCTGCTCTACCCTAGTAGCGAACAAGTTTAATCTCACtcatattattataaatatggGTCCGTTGAGCACTTTTACGATGCTGGCCTTCGGGATTGACACGATACCCGCGTACGTCCCGCAGCTGATGTCGGGTCTTACAAGGTACATGGGCTTGCCTGAGCGGATAAAAAACTTGGGGTTTTACTTTGGTAGCCGTTTCTTAATGGAGTGGTTCATATACCCAACGTATAAGCTGATCAAGGAGAAGCATGGGATAAGTCCCGAGAAGTCGGTCAAGGAAAGCTTATCTACCGTGGATTTGATCATCATGCCACGTGACTTTATACTTGATCATGCGCAGCCCATACCGCCAT ATGGCCTACCCAAAGATTCCGTCCCGCCAAATGTGCGAGCAGTTAAATGGCTTCCACAGAATGACGTACTTGGCCACAGCAAAACGAAGCTGTTCATCACCCACGCGGGAGCCAATGGGCTTGCAGAGTCTGCTTATCACGGCGTACCAATGATCTGCGTGCCTATCTTTGGTGATCAGTTCGATAACTCGCAGCTTGCGAAGGATATTGGGATTGCTGAGATGATCAAAGTGAACGATATGACCGCTGACCAGTTTGTCAGTACCCTACAAAGGGTGCTAACACAAGGAAG GTTCAAAGAAAGCTCCGCCCGAATCTCAAAAGCCATGAAGCGCCGCCTGCGTGCGCCAGTAGCTGAGGCCGCTGACCTAGTGGAGTATGTGCAGGCTCTAGGTCACGTGGATCATCTCAAGCCTCGTGGGTTTTCTATGCCAATTTATCAGCTTTACATGCTGGACGTGCTAGCGGTGCTAGTAGTCGCATTCATATCAATTGTGGCTGTTGTTAAGATTACCATTGGTGCTTGTAAAAGTATTTCAAGtaacaagaacaaaactgaTTGA
- the LOC5501182 gene encoding UDP-glucuronosyltransferase 2B7 isoform X1 codes for MGLAACTVLLFSVLACECSGIKIAMMPQFGRSHYLVMSKLAEELASRGHKASVYVGEEADYAIGKPNVKAFHVPQGLRESFLGNLRAIASSKGTTSANEEFEGLVSLQKIYCDSFLNSSSMMREVGTSDVLVGDSLYLCSTLVANKFNLTHIIINMGPLSTFTMLAFGIDTIPAYVPQLMSGLTRYMGLPERIKNLGFYFGSRFLMEWFIYPTYKLIKEKHGISPEKSVKESLSTVDLIIMPRDFILDHAQPIPPFVKVVGFFLPSPPKPLPAELEAFMQRSGDEGVILLSFGSMIEGLHNDTMLMMLKAFSQMPQNVLVKLDLNGLPKDSVPPNVRAVKWLPQNDVLGHSKTKLFITHAGANGLAESAYHGVPMICVPIFGDQFDNSQLAKDIGIAEMIKVNDMTADQFVSTLQRVLTQGRFKESSARISKAMKRRLRAPVAEAADLVEYVQALGHVDHLKPRGFSMPIYQLYMLDVLAVLVVAFISIVAVVKITIGACKSISSNKNKTD; via the exons ATGGGACTCGCAGCCTGTACGGTGCTGTTATTCTCCGTGCTAGCGTGTGAATGCTCAGGGATTAAGATAGCGATGATGCCGCAATTCGGAAGAAGTCATTACCTGGTCATGTCAAAGTTAGCAGAGGAACTGGCGTCAAGAGGGCACAAG GCGTCGGTCTATGTGGGCGAGGAAGCAGACTACGCTATCGGTAAACCGAACGTCAAGGCTTTCCATGTTCCACAAGGCCTTCGAGAATCTTTCCTGGGGAATCTCAGAGCCATAGCAAGCTCCAAAGGAACAACATCCGCCAATGAAGAATTCGAAGGACTCGTCAGCCTTCAGAAAATCTACTGCGACAGCTTTCTAAACAGCTCTTCCATGATGAGAGAAGTCGGGACGTCCGATGTGTTGGTTGGGGACTCGTTGTATCTCTGCTCTACCCTAGTAGCGAACAAGTTTAATCTCACtcatattattataaatatggGTCCGTTGAGCACTTTTACGATGCTGGCCTTCGGGATTGACACGATACCCGCGTACGTCCCGCAGCTGATGTCGGGTCTTACAAGGTACATGGGCTTGCCTGAGCGGATAAAAAACTTGGGGTTTTACTTTGGTAGCCGTTTCTTAATGGAGTGGTTCATATACCCAACGTATAAGCTGATCAAGGAGAAGCATGGGATAAGTCCCGAGAAGTCGGTCAAGGAAAGCTTATCTACCGTGGATTTGATCATCATGCCACGTGACTTTATACTTGATCATGCGCAGCCCATACCGCCAT TTGTGAAGGTCGTTGGCTTTTTCTTGCCCAGCCCCCCCAAACCTCTTCCTGCCGAGCTAGAGGCGTTCATGCAGAGGTCTGGGGACGAGGGCGTGATCCTGCTGTCATTTGGTTCCATGATTGAAGGGCTGCACAACGATACTATGCTGATGATGCTAAAGGCTTTCTCGCAAATGCCTCAAAACGTACTCGTAAAATTAGACCTGA ATGGCCTACCCAAAGATTCCGTCCCGCCAAATGTGCGAGCAGTTAAATGGCTTCCACAGAATGACGTACTTGGCCACAGCAAAACGAAGCTGTTCATCACCCACGCGGGAGCCAATGGGCTTGCAGAGTCTGCTTATCACGGCGTACCAATGATCTGCGTGCCTATCTTTGGTGATCAGTTCGATAACTCGCAGCTTGCGAAGGATATTGGGATTGCTGAGATGATCAAAGTGAACGATATGACCGCTGACCAGTTTGTCAGTACCCTACAAAGGGTGCTAACACAAGGAAG GTTCAAAGAAAGCTCCGCCCGAATCTCAAAAGCCATGAAGCGCCGCCTGCGTGCGCCAGTAGCTGAGGCCGCTGACCTAGTGGAGTATGTGCAGGCTCTAGGTCACGTGGATCATCTCAAGCCTCGTGGGTTTTCTATGCCAATTTATCAGCTTTACATGCTGGACGTGCTAGCGGTGCTAGTAGTCGCATTCATATCAATTGTGGCTGTTGTTAAGATTACCATTGGTGCTTGTAAAAGTATTTCAAGtaacaagaacaaaactgaTTGA
- the LOC125570166 gene encoding uncharacterized protein LOC125570166 has protein sequence MVFSLNTFSSIKILVVLIVVLVQLCHGNPVVQPNQVSTSTNDTITTHDIPSDQDPKTILKVISLGIHSAPSRQSRGASDDCTNGTKYISVHGGKYWVKRAVCKNGCKEKKVAYKLGDGIYECAVVTADCY, from the exons ATGGTGTTTTCTTTGAATACATTTTCTTCCATCAAG ATACTCGTGGTACTAATAGTGGTTCTGGTGCAGCTTTGCCACGGAAACCCCGTAGTACAACCAAACCAGGTATCAACTTCTACCAACGACACCATCACCACCCACGACATCCCAAGCGACCAAGACCCAAAAACCATTCTCAAGGTGATCAGCCTCGGGATACATTCGGCTCCTAGTCGCCAAAGCCGAGGAGCCTCCGACGATTGCACGAATGGAACAAAGTACATTTCTGTCCACGGTGGAAAGTACTGGGTTAAGAGAGCAGTGTGTAAGAATGGATGCAAGGAGAAAAAGGTCGCTTACAAACTTGGCGACGGTATTTACGAGTGTGCTGTCGTAACAGCTGACTGCTACTAG